One genomic segment of Pseudomonadota bacterium includes these proteins:
- a CDS encoding MMPL family transporter, with protein sequence MSNKERITFEKRMLIWVDLLARFVVQKKFYIALINIAITIFFLYQASNVPLRTYFRDLLPSNHAFITLVKKYSSFGGTNQILIEVRAKNGTIFNEKSLKKIIKISDELLLLPGVDRNKIISIGVNKIKNFKVSSWGLEFPSLMYPGPPATEEEMEDLKRNIYSNTLYFGKLVSLDSKAAIITAGFFEEGVDCDIIYDKIQQIKKKYEDENDEIFVVGEPYLYGVISHYIGQTLKVFIITGIAIFIVALLYTSSLRLVLLTFFPALICAIWGIGFIGLWDYNLDPLILVVPLLLCTRALSHSMQFNWRINEEYADTGDIPTAVANTIRGLFYPGVSGIITDSLSILLIAFVPIPIMQKLGLICFCWAMNMIVVCLIQNPVIYLYLPFSAEKNRKWRDKKRSGWLDNFMGKVAACSKGNGARIIIVATVIIIIIAGWYTKNVEVGDVYPGTPLLRANSPYNKACGVFARDFPGSMDPLIIVATGDNQKGLADRKLMEKISEFQFYLMQNPLIEGTSSVADLLKNMQMKYQENDPKQYVLPDSDAGVAAVLFLLMGGGAEPGDFDQYYSEQLAAASLVAYCKDHTARTINNVLKYCRDFIDCNKEKGIQFNLAAGIIGVVAATNDSVARDQILLSIAAFALTYLCVAFFFQSFVPAGILMVPLLVSNLAVYGYMGMSGLSLNLQTLAVPPIAVGIGVDYGIYLFSRVREETQRLQSFEMGITEAVRTAGNAITITALLIIVGVIFWAISDIKFQADMGLLLAVVTCFHLLCTLFLLPVIIRIIKPKSIMNCLASGNACENVIMK encoded by the coding sequence ATGAGTAATAAAGAGCGGATTACTTTTGAAAAACGGATGCTTATATGGGTGGACCTGCTTGCACGATTTGTGGTACAGAAAAAATTCTATATAGCCTTAATAAACATTGCCATTACGATTTTTTTCCTTTATCAGGCTTCCAATGTTCCCCTTCGCACCTATTTCCGTGATCTATTACCAAGCAATCACGCCTTTATAACATTGGTTAAAAAATATTCCTCTTTTGGAGGAACAAATCAGATTCTAATTGAGGTTCGTGCCAAAAACGGAACAATTTTTAACGAAAAATCCCTTAAGAAAATAATCAAAATAAGTGATGAGTTACTCCTTTTACCGGGGGTTGATCGTAACAAAATTATATCCATAGGAGTAAACAAGATCAAAAACTTCAAGGTTAGCTCCTGGGGTCTTGAATTTCCTTCTTTGATGTATCCTGGGCCACCGGCTACAGAAGAAGAAATGGAAGATTTAAAGCGCAATATTTATTCAAATACACTCTATTTCGGCAAACTGGTTTCTTTGGATTCAAAGGCGGCCATAATCACAGCGGGGTTTTTTGAAGAGGGTGTTGATTGCGACATTATTTATGACAAAATCCAGCAAATAAAAAAGAAGTATGAAGATGAAAACGATGAGATTTTTGTCGTTGGCGAACCTTATCTTTATGGTGTTATAAGCCATTACATAGGCCAGACTCTGAAGGTCTTTATTATTACAGGCATTGCAATCTTTATTGTAGCCCTTCTTTATACTTCAAGTTTGCGCCTCGTTTTGCTCACTTTTTTTCCTGCGTTAATCTGCGCCATCTGGGGAATTGGTTTTATCGGCTTATGGGATTATAATCTTGACCCTTTAATACTTGTTGTGCCGCTTCTTTTATGCACCCGCGCTCTGAGCCATTCCATGCAATTCAACTGGAGGATTAACGAAGAATATGCAGATACCGGAGATATCCCAACGGCCGTTGCCAACACTATCAGGGGGCTTTTTTATCCCGGCGTGTCGGGCATCATTACAGATAGCTTAAGTATTCTGCTGATTGCCTTTGTCCCTATTCCCATTATGCAAAAACTTGGACTCATTTGTTTCTGCTGGGCCATGAACATGATTGTAGTATGTTTGATCCAAAATCCTGTAATTTATCTGTATCTTCCCTTCTCGGCAGAAAAGAACCGCAAGTGGAGAGATAAGAAGCGAAGTGGCTGGCTGGATAATTTTATGGGGAAGGTTGCGGCTTGCAGCAAAGGAAATGGTGCCCGTATTATAATAGTTGCAACTGTCATCATAATAATTATTGCAGGATGGTACACAAAGAACGTTGAAGTTGGTGATGTTTATCCGGGCACTCCTCTTTTGCGGGCCAATTCTCCATATAACAAAGCATGCGGTGTTTTTGCCAGAGATTTTCCGGGTTCTATGGATCCGCTTATTATTGTCGCAACCGGTGATAATCAAAAAGGTCTTGCCGACCGGAAACTCATGGAAAAGATATCGGAATTTCAGTTTTATCTTATGCAAAATCCCCTGATAGAGGGAACCTCTTCTGTTGCTGATTTGCTCAAGAACATGCAGATGAAGTATCAGGAAAACGACCCCAAACAATATGTGTTGCCTGATAGTGATGCCGGGGTGGCGGCCGTTCTGTTCTTATTGATGGGCGGTGGAGCTGAGCCAGGAGATTTTGACCAGTACTATTCCGAACAATTGGCCGCAGCAAGTCTTGTGGCTTATTGTAAGGATCATACTGCCAGGACTATTAACAATGTTTTAAAGTATTGCAGGGATTTTATAGATTGTAATAAAGAAAAGGGTATTCAATTTAATCTTGCAGCCGGTATTATCGGTGTGGTTGCCGCTACCAATGATTCCGTGGCAAGGGATCAGATCCTTTTAAGCATCGCAGCTTTTGCTCTCACCTATTTATGTGTTGCTTTCTTTTTTCAATCTTTTGTGCCGGCCGGTATTTTAATGGTACCTCTTTTAGTTTCCAACCTTGCTGTATATGGCTATATGGGCATGTCCGGCCTTAGTCTTAATCTTCAAACCCTGGCAGTCCCACCAATTGCGGTTGGAATCGGCGTTGATTATGGAATTTATCTATTCAGCAGGGTCAGGGAAGAAACTCAACGCCTGCAATCTTTTGAAATGGGAATAACAGAAGCGGTTCGCACCGCAGGCAATGCTATTACCATTACCGCCTTGCTTATCATCGTGGGCGTAATTTTCTGGGCAATATCAGATATCAAATTCCAGGCAGATATGGGCTTGTTGCTGGCTGTAGTTACTTGCTTTCATCTTCTTTGTACGCTTTTTTTACTTCCGGTCATTATAAGAATAATAAAACCTAAAAGCATCATGAATTGCCTGGCTTCCGGAAATGCTTGTGAAAATGTGATTATGAAATAA